Below is a genomic region from Culicoides brevitarsis isolate CSIRO-B50_1 chromosome 2, AGI_CSIRO_Cbre_v1, whole genome shotgun sequence.
ttctttcgttcaaGAAACTTTGTAGTCGGTTTGATACTAAAATTAGATTAATGGATGTGAATGTGACGACAAGTAATTAAGAGtggattttttgtgtatttgtgATTCTCAgggttttttgtttattattattaagatgGATGGATGGAATTGGGTGGATGGGAACAAGATTAGCTTCCGTTTGTTAAGGTGAGTTCGAATTTTAACGAggtaaatgaagaaatttaatgccttttgataatttatgaaGTGGAACAGTAAGTTAATAaacataatatattttatgaaagaatGCACTTAAGCTGGCAACCtgttaatcataaaaatttaaaatacctagtaaaattatttgaaaaagttgaatttttctatGACTTTTATTAGagatctgaaaattaaaaaaaataattttaacttggtcttaaattaattaattattaataatcggATGCTGACTTTTGAAATTGTTGGTCATTTCTGAGCGTTTAAGTTAAATAAGGCTACTTTCGATAAGTTTTTGGCTAACTGTAAGATAATGTTGATGACAAAATTGACAACtatgacaatttaatttaaatcttaaattattaggttgatacaattttcgaatttgtttcgtgattcatattttaaaaatctacagaaaccattattttttttcaaaaatgaaaactttttacacttaaattatgaaaaaaataaattataataaaaaatgttttcaataaaaattttcctcaaaattaatcaaatatacaaactgaaaaaatattacaatcaACTAacgatttattacttttcgaaCGATCGACattctttttgaaaatggGAGGACGATttctttgttcgttttttcgttgaaatagTAACTGCGATGGACATTAAGGTGGATCATGTACAACTAGAGATCCAAAAAAGACAATACGGTCACCAAAATCACTCAGTCCTAGTCCTAGTCGTACCATGCTAcactttagaaaattttcttgtgcTCTTTCACATGTCTCGAGGAACTTTTGAGGTAAATATAATTCGATTAGATGCTACAACAGTCAAGGATTGTTTGggatttgatggaaaaatgaaGCAAGATATGGGAACGTCTCCAATTAGCGTCATTTTCTATTACGCAAACACATTAAGCAATATATGGAAAAAATACGATTGTGTCCTAAATCATGCTATGCCAAAAAATGTGACTGTGCTGCAGATAAACAAACAATGAAACACATTGTGGAAGAATGTGCTACTAGGCACTTCCCGGAAGGCTTATCAGCTCTGCACTAAGCCGCAGAACAAGCTTGAAATTGGCTAATGAAACTCGATCTGAATTATATGAACTTATCGTTACTGTacggaataaaatttaagaaaccctgattgaaaaatttcgtttaaatttgtcaaaaataaagtacaaATTTCTTGAGAGTTCTCTCTGAGAGCCTGAGAGTTTCTTAAAaagaaggaaatatttttcataattgtaAAAAcctatttcatttttatgtttttatgtgagctttttcgaaaattcattttaaatcaattattttttattaattaatttaaagaatttttgacgaaattagaaagaaattaggaagaaaaaaaacgaatattttatttttttttattattaaaatttatagtactttaatgatttattcttaatattaatcccttatttttattttaagatttcaaGCAAGAAATCGACTACGGTTTGAACTTTTGTTGAACGAATCCATTAGCATTCTCGAGtaattgtttttcttcttatcCGAAGTATCCATTGTGCTGTTTAATTGACTGTTATtcaaactaatattttttgaattatccTTTTGAGTTCCGGCATTAAAGAGAATCCGATTAACCTTTTTCGTCGATACTTGTTTTCTCCCTAAAATTGGTGTCGATGTCATCATGCCCACTGTTTTGACTGTTGGCGTGAATAAAGGAGTATTTTTCTGAAGATGAAGAATCTCATCTTGAATTGTGTTTGGCTTTGGAGTTGCCTTGGTAGTACGATTAACTGGAACTATTTCGCAGTAGTCAGTGTTCATTGAACTTGCTGGAGTTGGTTCCATTCGTTCAATGCGACGCAAGTGGGCATCGAAGCGCAATTTTGGAGTTTccatttttaaatagtttttagtttttttgttagtttttgaaTTGTACTGAACAATGTTCGAGAACTGAATGATGACTTTGGAGCAAAAGACGTACTATTTATATGGAGAAATTGGTCATACTTAAGGGGTGGTGCCTGGTACATGATGAGTCATAAGTGACCACATGCAGCTACTTTTGTATGGCTTGTATACGTATTGCAGTCATCTCATGTAGAAACTTAGTAAGCTTAAAGAAGTCTTTTTaagtttatgaaatttctgctttcaaatatttttaggttatCCAAAATTCAAATGTCCACCatgatttttcagaaaaaaattacttcgaaCCTGTATCATAAgataattgagaaaaattcgagCGTTCAAGCTTAATCagagaggaattttttttttttgagaattcttTCATGAAATTCTCCAACTTTAATCAAcactaaaatcaatttttgaccaaaagaaataaatttttaattgaaatttgatcttCATCACGTTTCTGGTTCTTTCTCAATGCGGTCtagactttaaaattttcacataaaaacacGAATTTTTTCGTTGTGTTTACTCCAACTACGCGACATGCCAAACATAACTCACTCATTTGCACACCACGCTACTTGTTATcttgtcaaaatattattaatttaacgcaaatttatttattgaatgacttaaaataaatagcacgttacaatttttacaacaGCCAcatattaacaatttttttgtacaaatgagaaaaattgatttgattttttcacaactttttCTCGTTATATTCGTTAGTTTGTCGCAAACAGGCTTCAGCATCAACTTGTTGCAATTTCCAGTGTTTACCGTATGTCGTGAGTCTTTGACAATCCAAGACGCatgaattcaaataaaaaattccgtCGCTGCCACAAACAATCTCTTCATCACCTGGACATCGACATTCCGGGTATCCACATTGACCTTTGTGTTTGATTCCTTTCTCAGCGCATTTGAGAAGACATTTGTTCGGATAAGTTTCAGAGTCGTCTCCACAAACAGGATCGAAGTACGTTGGACAATTGCATGGCAAGGCGTCTCCACTTCGGAGGGAGCATTCCTTGTGATGAACAATTGTCACGTGAGGTGTCGGAATTCCAGAAAAGGATTTTGTGGCACATGAGAAAAGACACGGATTTTCGTAAGTTTTACCGTTTGAGGCACATACTGGAGCATGTTCGAGAGTATTGCAACGACACGAAAGACAAAATGGAATAAAaccgataaaaattattacgtgAAACATGATTGAAAGACCGATAAAACTCGAATGAAgcgatttttggtaaaaatattcatttttatttggtaattttaggcgaataaatttattattttaattttttgtcgcattgatcttgattttgataaaaaaaaaatcatgaaaaaaattaagaattaaaagaaatttgagattttttgaataaaaaataaatttttaattaaaatcatataaaaattgaactaaatttgctttaacaagaaatttttattgaaatttagatgaaaaaaattaggtcacgtgaccaaaaaaaatttttttgtcttaaaattctgtttggaaaaataaaaaaaatatttttttcatgtttttttttaaattaaaattttttaattttttttaaatgaaaaaatcattttttaacttcaattttttaaaaaaataacaaaaataaaaaaaaatataaaaaataaaaataataataaaaaaatattttttttttaatatttcctgaggggacaaaaaatcaaaacaaaaaatttattcgccttaacaacaaaaaattgttaagaaatCTCAACCTTGACTTCTTTAACAAGCACCATCCTCTTTCTTGAGCGTCAACGAGTGATGCTTTCCGTACGAAGATCCAACAACACAGTCAAATacgcatttatttttgtacgttTGGTTGTCACTGCCACACACGAGCTTCTCCTCTTCTTTCTCACAATCGCAGGAACTTCCACAAAAACCAAATTCCTTCACCGCCAATCCCTTCCGGACCTCATTATCTGCTTCCGCGTGCTTTTTCGCGCACTCCAAGAGACATTTGTTGGGCCACGATTGATTGTCATTGCCGCACAACGGCTCGAAATACAGCGGACAGTCACAAGGAGGCTCCGACTCGCAAGCGCTCTTGTACAAAATGTGCGCCGGAAGGACGGGGCCGTTCACAGCTCTCGTGGCGCAGGTGAAAAGACAAGCGTTTTTCCATGTTTTGCCGTCGGAACCGCAAATTGGCGCGTCTTCGTCCGTGTTGCAGTGACAGGCGTTCGTTTGAGCAACAGTTGCCACGCAAAAAAGTACAGCAAGAACGAATTTCATGATGATATCTTGTGACAAATGacgaatgaaacaaaaattgctaatGCATCTCTATTTATGGTACGGTGTTTGGTGGATGGAACTGGTTTAGAtacttatcaaaaattgtccggttttttgttgataataaAAAGCAGTCTTTGTTTGCTAGAAATAATATGAGAAAGATAAACAAAGGCGGCTATTTAGCAAGAGTTTCGTGTGAAAAGTGACTTAATCGCATTTTATCttcttttgtgatttttttttaatatccagacttaagttttatattttttatataattaaattttatttttaaatttttatttaattttaattatttaatttttatttattttcattccaataattatttttttaaaatcaacatagttaaataatttataattaaaaattaattaattttttttggtttcctcttcgacaataattttataaaattatcattttttaattaaaaaaataaaaaaaaagccaaaatgatggaaaaataaatgccAATATTCGATTCGGCTCGAATATCgagaaatcaaaaatcatcttttcaaaaataaataaatttttatctagttattttttttacaaacaaaaaaatttcgtaaaaatatttttttttgaaaaaaaattttctaaatttttattgtatatttggcatttttaaatgtaaaatatgttttttaaaatatgaatgtatattaattttgtaatgatGCTGCCAGAATTTggcattgaataaataaataagaagaaaactcatgctaaaatacgattttcaatacaaaaattcttaaaaattttgggaaattttatgaaaaatatgaaaaaagaccaattttgatgaaatttaattttttttttattttgccataTTGGATTTTCATGGGaacatgggacaaaaagttaaaaaaaaattggactggctttaattaaaaaaaaaactttttgtgttttatctTTATAggtcttttattaatttggttgatctaatttaatttaattaattttattaaataattatcattaatatttaaaattatcatttttaattttattaaattgtttttaattttttttttattttatgaaatattttattaaataaaataaattttttaattcaatttattttatatcaaattttgattagattttatttaaattgaggaatgtcaattttgaacatgtaattttttaaaataaaagaatttattttttaatttattaattaagttaGTTTCTGaagaactcaaaaatttaattctttaaaaaaaaaaaatcagacagacaaaatttcgtacaaaaaatcaaatttcttctaaaataatttttgaaataaatttgaataaaaatcttgaaatgttttttttgccattatcTAAGCAATATATGTCGTCTTGTCTGGAAATTACGCAGTTGAGACTTCTATTTTGTGTGTCCAACGCTAGCGCGGAGACCTCTTTCATAAATGTTCTCGCATAAATTACGATCGGGCCCATTTCCATCCATTTTACCGACACTCACACACGAGAAATGCGAGGcaattaataacatttttgtacGTTTTTTGCGCACTCGCGAGGCGCAagtacattaaaattattattaattaacataaaaataaataaaatatgaaatcatGGTCACACACAAGAGGCAtcggcgtcgtcgtcgtatgacaaaatttttgttctacaAACGCTTCttgataaatttagatttttcgaatattcaCCGTTTTTGTCGATTTGAGGAATTTCGGCGCAGAGTAAATTGTTGCTTCATTGGTCATCGCATCGCGTCGCACATGTGCTCGGTTTTCCGCTTCAATGGATCGCATTGTCTCTTTTCGCTGAATGGACGACGAGTCATCGCGCGGCATGATTaggacaaatttaaatttcactcGAAATTGACTGCGATGGCACAGAAATTATAGTCAGTTGTTGTTTATCACACAGCATTGAACCGAAATGTCGACGTCTTCGTTGTCGTTGTCGCATctcaattacttttaaaaataaaatcgattgCAACGATTGCACGCAATGTTAAtgcaaaatattctttttctgATTGAAGGCAAATTAATTAGGTAGAAATGCTGCTGctgtgtttttgttgttgtttcatgTTGTCGATTGTCGTGCCGCTGTACGtgcaaaagttataaaattaaaataaaagaaaaaaaaataatgcaaaaatttagagCAGAAGGATAAGTTGTAGAGCAGTTGATTTATTTTACGGCAGTTGCATCTTTCTAATCAAGCGGAACAGTTAGTCGGCGGTTGGGtgtaaaacgataaaaaatcgtaatttcttatcaaaagaAAGTGATAGTGTGATAAGTGCAAAAGACAGATAAAATGGTGAgtttctgtgaaaattttagagtttTCTTATTGgttgatcaaataaataaaataaaaattaattacttttgaattaattggaataaaaaaaagtgaaattatgataaaaatttataaaaaaaaaaaataaatcaaaactagaaaaatttaaagttggcAAAACTTATTGAACTCTTTCAAAAACTAATGAATGAGATAAATTtggctaaaataaaaaataaaatcattaagcgaaagtgataagaaaatattataaatatgacattataaattttcatctggaccttttttaaataaaaaaaaaattaaaaaaaaatcgaactgtTTTAGAATAatctagaaaataaaaaaaacagtgaataaataaaaaaaataaataaaaaataaaataaaaacaaaaaaaaaatcagtctaaacacatttttaaagttaaaaaaaaataattcaaaaataataaaattaaatgaatcaaaaaaaaaaaaaaataaataaattttataataaaagaaagagTGAATTTGCTtacttggaaaattttgattgaattaattttgaaactcttaattatttattaaactattaattacatgaaaatatttaaatgaataaacggctttttattcaaattggaaatataaatatgaaaattaattaatatgaaaaaaaacctaaGTTTTTGaaggagttaaatttttattttctacaagTTAAATGATCAagtcagaattaaaaaaaaataagagattttgagcatcaattaaatttaaaaaatcaaattaaaatttaaattgaattaaattaacttatcattaagttattattaactaattaatatttttttaaaattattttcaaaattagatatatttaaatttttatttttaaaattgaatattttatttgttaaaaaatattttactttttgtagtaagattcattcatttacttaattttatttaatttaaataattttttttatcaattaattttgtctatcattattttttttaaataaaaattaatttaaattaatgaattaaatattttttcatttttaaatattaataaattttttaaattttaattaattaatttatttttaatttttcaggatCAAAAACAACTAAGCAAAGAACAAACCAGAAGTAAGTCtccaaataatttcaattcgtcaaattttcattaatttaaaccaAACTTTTTAGTCCTCCAAGAGGCATTTAACGCATACGACGTCGACAATACCGGCTCAATATCCACGGAAGTAGTTGGCGAAATTCTCGAAACGCTAGACGTAAAACTGACAGAAGATGAACTCGATGACATTATCGACGAATTTGACGAAGACGAATCTGGCGAACTGGATTTCAACGAGTTCATTGAGTTAGCAAAGCGATTTATTGAGCCCGAAGAGGACTACGACAACCTACGGAAGGAATTGAGAGAAGCTTTTATGTTGTATGACAAAGATGGTGAgaccattttttaaaaattaattttttttaacctaaaaaaataatttttaacagctCGAGGCTACCTGACACTCGAcacatttaaagaaattttgcgaGAGCTTGACGGAGCCATTCCCGAGGAAGAAATCGACGATATTGTAGATGAAATTGATGCTGATGGCTCTGGCACAGTCGATTTCGAAggtacgttaaaaaaattatgacttgCCCAGTAAATGACCTATGATGAGAAATTCAACCGAAAAGTgtgttttttattcgaaaggaagaaaaaaattacttggcaAAGACatccaaacattttttttaaaatttatctaaattaataacatttttttttgctgctcgcACATTTTGTGTGaatcgttaaataaaaattttctccagcAGTTGTTACGAAACGTGCGTGGCCTTGatcaaaacgattttttttttcttcgaaaaattgcTCAAGAAAAGCCATTAACAGATCTGCCCTTTTTTCTATTTCCAGAATTTATGGAAGTGATGACAGGAGAATAGAGAAtgaattttagtacaaaacataaaaatgagaCAATTTTCGCGCCCTTTTATTCACCATCCATCcaattttacattattatttattaatattattaatgaatttactataaataaataaaattaaaaaaaaatgaaaaaaaaaaccttcattCATAGTCGAAGAGAccaaacgaagaaaattatcatcattaaattCTACTCTGAGGTAAGTATTTCTCGTTGAAAGTGTGTCTCGTGTCcagtgtgaaaaatatttttcaaattaaaatatatttatttatatcaaataacaacaaaatcaCGCAAACAGGgtgactcaaaaattataatttaaaaaaaaaattaatgaatttttattatgaatttttaaattaatgaatttttttttcttagaatttcttaataaaaaacttgattcaacgaatattttaaaataaaaaaatatttttatggttattttttgcatttcatggACATCTTAATGCCTTTTTAGGTCAAAAGTCGTcgtattaaattcaataaagtgcatttttatgattttttgttattttttaattttaaaagttacgtttgaattacttaatttttataaaatttaagtggCGGACC
It encodes:
- the LOC134828833 gene encoding serine protease inhibitor dipetalogastin-like, whose protein sequence is MFHVIIFIGFIPFCLSCRCNTLEHAPVCASNGKTYENPCLFSCATKSFSGIPTPHVTIVHHKECSLRSGDALPCNCPTYFDPVCGDDSETYPNKCLLKCAEKGIKHKGQCGYPECRCPGDEEIVCGSDGIFYLNSCVLDCQRLTTYGKHWKLQQVDAEACLRQTNEYNEKKL
- the LOC134828834 gene encoding serine protease inhibitor dipetalogastin-like; this translates as MKFVLAVLFCVATVAQTNACHCNTDEDAPICGSDGKTWKNACLFTCATRAVNGPVLPAHILYKSACESEPPCDCPLYFEPLCGNDNQSWPNKCLLECAKKHAEADNEVRKGLAVKEFGFCGSSCDCEKEEEKLVCGSDNQTYKNKCVFDCVVGSSYGKHHSLTLKKEDGAC
- the LOC134828835 gene encoding troponin C-like, whose translation is MGQKDQKQLSKEQTRILQEAFNAYDVDNTGSISTEVVGEILETLDVKLTEDELDDIIDEFDEDESGELDFNEFIELAKRFIEPEEDYDNLRKELREAFMLYDKDARGYLTLDTFKEILRELDGAIPEEEIDDIVDEIDADGSGTVDFEEFMEVMTGE